A region from the Rosa rugosa chromosome 6, drRosRugo1.1, whole genome shotgun sequence genome encodes:
- the LOC133716326 gene encoding uncharacterized protein LOC133716326 encodes MNSNWFSQWNERQREDEEEDEKYDAQRRRNTTQVMAEAASWLATNPLQQQPQWGGSVPGRATRHQSHDPVYSAETFRRRYRMRREVFLRMLEHVQTADPYFRQSQDCAGRPGFSPHQKLTCALRMLATACSADSLDESFCMLESTAIENLSQFCGTIVTMYQERYLRAPTTEDLDMLLQRAERRGFPGMIGSLDCMHWQWKNCPVGWQGSFRGKSKKPTIVLEAVAGQSSHLNYYVNGTPYEFGYYLADGIYPKWATLVQSIRQPENEQEEYFSTKQEAYRKDVERAFGILQARFAIVRQPARGWDKDSLSTIMLACIILQNMIVEDE; translated from the exons ATGAATTCGAACTGGTTTTCTCAGTGGAATGAGAGGCAACGTGAagacgaggaagaagatgaaaaatatGATGCACAGAGGCGAAGAAATACAACACAAGTTATGGCAGAAGCAGCTAGCTGGTTGGCTACTAACCCACTTCAACAACAACCTCAATGGGGTGGTTCTGTTCCAGGTCGCGCTACCCGTCATCAATCAC ATGACCCTGTGTACTCTGCCGAAACTTTCAGACGACGTTACAGGATGAGGCGTGAAGTGTTCCTCCGCATGTTAGAGCATGTCCAGACGGCGGATCCATACTTTAGGCAGTCACAAGATTGTGCTGGGCGTCCGGGATTCTCACCTCACCAGAAATTGACGTGTGCACTCCGGATGCTAGCCACTGCATGCTCGGCTGATTCCTTAGATGAATCCTTCTGTATGCTGGAATCAACAGCCATTGAGAATCTTAGTCAATTTTGTGGTACCATTGTCACCATGTACCAAGAACGCTACCTTCGGGCTCCTACAACAGAGGATCTAGATATGCTCCTACAAAGAGCCGAGCGACGAGGGTTTCCTGGAATGATAGGTTCGCTTGACTGCATGCATTGGCAGTGGAAGAATTGTCCAGTGGGATGGCAGGGTAGCTTTAGAGGCAAATCAAAAAAGCCAACCATTGTTCTCGAAGCTGTGGCAG GTCAGTCATCACATCTTAACTACTATGTGAACGGGACTCCTTATGAGTTTGGGTACTACCTTGCTGATGGTATTTACCCTAAGTGGGCGACGCTGGTGCAATCTATTAGACAACCTGAGAATGAACAGGAGGAGTATTTTTCCACAAAACAGGAGGCGTACCGCAAGGATGTTGAAAGGGCATTTGGAATTCTACAAGCACGATTTGCAATAGTTAGGCAACCTGCAAGAGGTTGGGATAAGGATTCATTATCAACAATCATGTTGGCTTGCATAATACTTCAGAACATGATTGTGGAGGACGAGTGA